From a single Eremothecium sinecaudum strain ATCC 58844 chromosome III, complete sequence genomic region:
- the GIS2 gene encoding mRNA-binding translational activator GIS2 (Syntenic homolog of Ashbya gossypii AFR646W; Syntenic homolog of Saccharomyces cerevisiae YNL255C (GIS2)), whose product MSQKACYVCGKLGHLAENCDSERLCYNCNQPGHIQSECTLPRSAEHKQCYNCGETGHVRGECSIQKCFNCNEAGHISRDCAEPRRSSKFPSRTSLSVKSSKVSCYRCGGPNHMAKDCLQDETKCYSCGKSGHISRDCPSSPSEKTCYNCNESGHISRDCPVH is encoded by the coding sequence atgTCTCAAAAAGCGTGTTATGTTTGTGGGAAGTTAGGTCACTTAGCAGAAAACTGTGACTCTGAGCGGTTATGTTATAACTGCAACCAGCCAGGGCACATTCAATCTGAATGTACTTTGCCAAGATCTGCTGAGCATAAGCAATGTTATAATTGCGGTGAAACTGGTCACGTTAGAGGTGAATGTAGTATTCAAAAATGCTTCAACTGTAACGAAGCCGGTCACATCTCAAGAGATTGTGCTGAGCCTAGGAGGTCATCAAAATTCCCAAGTAGAACTTCCTTGTCTGTTAAGTCTTCAAAAGTTTCTTGTTACAGATGTGGTGGTCCAAATCATATGGCTAAGGACTGTTTGCAAGATGAGACCAAGTGCTACTCATGTGGTAAGTCCGGTCATATTTCCAGAGACTGCCCAAGCAGTCCATCTGAAAAAACTTGTTACAACTGTAATGAGTCCGGCCATATATCCAGAGACTGCCCAGTTCACTAA
- the FOL1 gene encoding trifunctional dihydropteroate synthetase/dihydrohydroxymethylpterin pyrophosphokinase/dihydroneopterin aldolase FOL1 (Syntenic homolog of Ashbya gossypii AFR647C; Syntenic homolog of Saccharomyces cerevisiae YNL256W (FOL1)): protein MNHLLGQKFSNCKSLKLYPKLLLRCSRITSLGSIRYWRNKNVIEFQRKLSSNSGLLPKAVMKSLSETEFVKTQNDKVHVEKLMLNAVLGPDAWDQYEPQNFQVSMDIGTDFGKCSKEDDLKYSLNYAVLCRDVTDFVKKRKNFASLGQVARDIHSYALGRYPIISDMLVTARSESSHIRCDNLIAEVYGESDRIDQIRIANLKVLTVIGVFTFERYQKQYVDLEITLPWMRESVDMPNCRSITNRVVEFVEESNFKTVEALVESIAQLVLQESYFQEHKSLEVNVKVLKLNAITQTKGVGVSCVRKASDFIGNQPIELKSGKHTEGFDLPVPSTAVRKGLWGKAILAFGSNIGDRFANIERALAFLNEAPKVKVLRVSSLFESVPMYYRDQDIFLNGVVEISTELEPEELLKLCKDIEYNKMNRFKEFDNGPRVIDLDIIRYKNSENEDVLVTTKDLVIPHPRILERTFVLEPLCELVSVNDRHPITAEPYHNHLKQLYSKGNKEDLLWKVVPLPTLKNNERGSNRFLRFKREFIPDVFTGELIPRSNSETYVMGILNVTPDSFSDGCEDYKNVTAVIERAKAMVNCVLSLHSNVIVDIGGCSTRPGSLPATLEEELERTIPIIRALRKCDEIPQEKLIISIDTFRSEVARQAVEAGIDIINDISGGQLDPEILSVAAANPHVAYVLSHNRFKKTDIEDSKPSSDTETGDEVSEFILGASNNSKETSFIRGLCSELADFYLLAMKHGVKRWQLILDPGIGFGKVGSQNMDIIRQTPLVKNYSCLKGAEYVSFCNIPVLLGPSRKKFIGTIIQEVDAGQRDFATGAIVACSVGFDADIVRVHDVVNCSKTTKLADALYKHIINS from the coding sequence ATGAACCATTTATTAGGTCAGAAGTTTTCCAATTGCAAATCATTGAAATTGTATCCTAAGTTATTGCTGAGGTGTTCAAGAATCACAAGTTTGGGGTCTATACGATATTGGAGAAACAAAAACGTAATTGAGTTCCAACGTAAATTATCTAGTAATAGCGGACTGTTACCTAAAGCTGTGATGAAGTCATTGAGTGAAACCGAATTTGTTAAAACGCAGAATGATAAAGTGCATGTAGAGAAGTTAATGCTCAATGCAGTTCTTGGTCCAGATGCCTGGGACCAGTATGAGCCACAGAATTTCCAGGTGAGTATGGATATCGGTACTGATTTTGGTAAGTGCTCCAAGGAAGATGATTTGAAATATTCGTTAAATTACGCTGTACTGTGTAGGGATGTGACGGATTTTGTTAAGAAACGTAAGAATTTTGCTTCTCTAGGCCAAGTTGCAAGAGATATCCACTCATATGCGTTGGGTAGGTACCCTATTATATCTGATATGTTGGTTACTGCTCGCAGTGAATCGAGTCATATTCGGTGTGATAATCTAATTGCTGAGGTTTATGGTGAATCAGATCGCATTGATCAAATAAGAATAGCTAATCTCAAGGTCCTTACTGTTATTGGAGTTTTTACTTTTGAACGTTACCAAAAGCAGTACGTGGACCTGGAAATCACATTACCTTGGATGAGAGAATCGGTCGACATGCCTAACTGTAGAAGTATTACCAATAGGGTTGTTGAGTTCGTTGAAGAGTCGAATTTTAAGACTGTAGAGGCTCTTGTTGAGAGCATTGCACAATTGGTGCTACAAGAGTCTTACTTTCAAGAACATAAAAGTTTGGAGGTTAATGTCAAAGTTTTGAAGTTAAATGCTATAACTCAGACTAAGGGTGTTGGTGTTAGCTGCGTCAGAAAGGCTTCTGATTTTATAGGGAACCAGCCAATCGAACTTAAGTCCGGCAAGCACACAGAGGGCTTTGATTTGCCGGTTCCATCAACTGCGGTAAGGAAGGGCCTATGGGGCAAAGCTATTCTTGCATTTGGTTCCAATATCGGTGATAGGTTTGCGAATATTGAGCGTGCTCTAGCTTTTTTGAATGAGGCACCTAAGGTGAAAGTTTTAAGAGTGTCTTCTTTGTTTGAAAGTGTTCCTATGTATTATAGAGATCAAGATATTTTCTTGAATGGGGTGGTTGAGATTTCGACTGAACTTGAACCTGAGGAGCTGCTAAAATTGTGCAAAGACATTGAGTATAATAAAATGAACAGGTTCAAGGAATTTGACAATGGACCCCGAGTTATAGACCTTGATATCATTCGTTACAAAAACTCCGAAAATGAGGATGTATTAGTAACGACTAAAGACTTGGTTATTCCGCACCCACGTATTTTGGAAAGAACGTTTGTGTTAGAACCTTTATGTGAATTGGTTTCTGTTAATGATAGACATCCTATTACGGCGGAGCCGTACCATAACCATTTGAAACAATTGTATTCCAAGGGTAATAAAGAAGATCTACTATGGAAAGTAGTTCCTTTGCCTACGCTTAAAAATAATGAGCGTGGTTCTAATAGATTCCTACGATTTAAACGGGAATTTATCCCTGATGTATTTACAGGAGAGCTTATCCCCCGTAGCAATTCTGAGACATACGTTATGGGGATTCTAAATGTCACACCAGATTCATTCTCTGATGGATGCGAAGACTACAAAAATGTCACTGCCGTAATCGAGCGTGCGAAGGCCATGGTCAATTGTGTTTTATCCCTTCACTCAAACGTGATTGTCGATATTGGAGGCTGTTCTACAAGGCCAGGTAGCCTACCAGCAACTTTAGAAGAGGAACTAGAACGCACAATTCCAATTATTAGAGCCTTGAGAAAATGCGATGAAATACCACAGGAGAAACTTATCATTTCAATTGATACATTTCGAAGTGAAGTCGCAAGGCAAGCTGTCGAAGCTGGTATTGATATTATTAACGATATTTCTGGTGGGCAGTTAGATCCCGAGATTTTGTCCGTTGCAGCCGCAAATCCTCACGTTGCATATGTATTGTCTCATAACAGGTTTAAGAAAACTGATATAGAAGACTCAAAACCTTCATCTGATACTGAAACAGGGGATGAAGTTAGTGAGTTTATTTTGGGTGCTTCTAATAACAGTAAGGAAACCAGTTTTATCCGTGGCTTATGCTCTGAGCTTGCGGATTTTTACCTTCTTGCAATGAAGCATGGTGTAAAGAGATGGCAGTTAATCTTAGATCCAGGCATTGGATTTGGGAAGGTTGGCAGTCAAAACATGGACATCATAAGACAAACACCCCTAGTAAAGAATTACAGTTGTTTGAAGGGTGCTGAGTACGTCAGTTTTTGTAATATTCCTGTGTTGTTGGGACCTTCTAGGAAGAAATTCATCGGAACAATCATCCAAGAAGTGGACGCTGGTCAGAGGGATTTTGCTACGGGAGCAATTGTGGCATGTTCTGTAGGGTTCGACGCAGATATCGTCAGGGTTCATGATGTGGTTAACTGCAGCAAAACCACGAAATTGGCAGATGCGCTATACAAGCATATTATTAATAGCTAA